GTTTGATGTGATTGGGACTGTGCTCATATGGGTATCCTTAATATTGACCGTTGTGTCACTGATCGATTATGTTGTAAAGAATAAGGAAGTATTAACACAGGGAGGCATGTAAACATGACAGTAGAACTGATATCGGTAGGAACAGAGATCCTGCTCGGCAATATCGTAAATACGAATGCGGCGTACCTTGCGGAAAAGTGCGCGCTGCTCGGGCTGTCCTGCTACCATCAGAGCGCGGTGGGAGACAATGAGGAAAGGCTGGAAGATGCGATCAAACTCGCGCTTTCCCGTTCAGACATCGTGATCTTAAGCGGAGGGCTTGGGCCCACGAAAGACGATATTACGAAAGAAGTAACTGCGAAAGTATTTGGCCGTGAGATAAAGGAGGATGCCCATACGAAAGCGCGCATCCAGGAGTATTTCCGTCAGGTACACAGCGGACAGATAACACCGAACAACTGGAAACAGGCTATGGTTCCGGAAGGGGCTATCGTGGTGGACAATCATAACGGGACCGCCCCGGGACTTATCATAGAGGAGAACGGGAAGGCCGCCATATTGCTGCCCGGTCCCCCGAATGAGATCAAACCTATGTTTGAGAGGGATATCGCTTCCTATCTCAATAAACTGCAGCCGGAGGGAATCTACTCCAAGATGGTCAAAATCTGTTCGGTGGGAGAGAGTAAGGCGGAGACGATGGTGGCAGATCTGATGGACGCGCAGACGAATCCTACACTGGCTCCGTACGCAAAGACGGGAGAGGTGCACTTTCGGGTGACGGCGAGGGCAAAGAGCGAAGAAGAAGCGGAACAGCTCATGAAACCGATGGTGGACGAACTGTATAAACGGTTCGGAGATAAGATATATACGACGGAAGAAGAGGTGACGCTGGAGGAGGCGATCGTAGAGCTTCTAAAAGAAAAGAATCTTCTTGTGACGACCGCAGAGTCCTGTACCGGAGGACTGCTGGCGGGCCGTCTGCTGAATGTGCCGGGAGCGTCTTCTGTATATAAGGAAGGATACATCACCTATTCAAATGACGCCAAAGAGCGGATCCTCGGCGTGAAACGGGAGACGCTTATGGAGTACGGGGCGGTAAGCCCGCAGACGGCCTATGAGATGGCTGCCGGAGCGGCGAAGGCTGCCGGAGCGGACGCAGCTCTCAGTGTGACCGGTATCGCAGGACCGGGAGGCGGCACGAAAGAGAAGCCGGTCGGCCTTGTCTATATCGGATGCTGTGTAAAGGGAAATGTCCGGGTCGAGGAGTTTTACTTTACAGGAAGCCGTGACAAGAACAGAGATTACTCTGTAGTCAGGGCGCTGACGCTGTTGAGGGAGGAACTGCTTAAACACCATTCATAAGGAGGAAATAAGTATGGATATCAGAATTGTGAGGCAGCAGGAACTTCTGCCGGCACTGCATCTTATATGGGATGTGTTTGCGGAAGATGTGGCGCCGTCGTATGCTCCGGAAGGTGTGGAAGAATTCCGGGATTTTATCAAGTACGATAATATAAGTCCAATGTGCGGCAGGGGGGAACTGATCTTCTTCGGCGCGTTTGAAGATGATGAACTTAAGGGGAGTATGGCTGTCAGGCGGGACGGCCATATCTGCCTGTTTTTCGTAAAGAAGACCTGTCAGGGACAGGGCGTGGGCCGCAGGCTGTTCGAGGCCGCAAAAGCGTACTGTACAGAAGTGCTTAAAGTAAATAAGATGGATGTCAATGCGGCGCCTGACGCGGCCGGGCATTACAGCAGCCTTGGATTTCAGCAGTCAGGGGAAGAACAGACCGTAAACGGGATTCGTTTCCTTCCGATGGAACTGAAGCTGGAAGGGACAGGGCGGACGTCTGCAGGGAAGAGTAAAGTGCCTCTGATCGTGGGGATAGCGGCCGGAGGCGTGCTGCTGCTGGCCTTGGCTGTATTCGGCATATACGGCGCCGCCAGAGGGATCTACGGATACGTACACGAGCATTACCCGGACAGTTATACGGAACCCTTTGATGACCGGGACAGTCACGACGGCCGTGATCATGATGACCGCGGTTATGACGGCCATGACCGCGGAGAACACAGCTGGGATTATTATGACGGAACTTACGGGGACGATGAAGATGAGCTCTCCGGGCTTGAGTCGATACCAGTATATGAGGCGGACGATTTATCCTTTGAGACAGAAGAAAAGCTGTATGAATACGCGGATGAAGAGAAAAAGTCCATGGTTATAGATTTCCAGGTCAAATATCCCCAGATCAACGGCCTTGATGAGAAAACAGGAAAAAAAGTCAACGACGAACTGAAAAACTGCGCCATGGAGACAGTAGATAAAATATATACGAACCCGTCGGAGAGTGTGAAGGAGGGGGTCCTCGCCTCCGAATATCCGGCGCTTGTCAGCTATGTGGACTATAAGATAAGCTATATGAACAATGAGTTCGTCAGCGTTGTGTTTCAGGATTACAGCTACCAGGGGGACAGCAGTACATATTATGTGAATCTGAGGACGAGGAATATAAGCCTGAAAGACGGTACGGTGTATGAAGTAAAGGATATTATAAAT
This is a stretch of genomic DNA from [Clostridium] hylemonae DSM 15053. It encodes these proteins:
- a CDS encoding competence/damage-inducible protein A — protein: MTVELISVGTEILLGNIVNTNAAYLAEKCALLGLSCYHQSAVGDNEERLEDAIKLALSRSDIVILSGGLGPTKDDITKEVTAKVFGREIKEDAHTKARIQEYFRQVHSGQITPNNWKQAMVPEGAIVVDNHNGTAPGLIIEENGKAAILLPGPPNEIKPMFERDIASYLNKLQPEGIYSKMVKICSVGESKAETMVADLMDAQTNPTLAPYAKTGEVHFRVTARAKSEEEAEQLMKPMVDELYKRFGDKIYTTEEEVTLEEAIVELLKEKNLLVTTAESCTGGLLAGRLLNVPGASSVYKEGYITYSNDAKERILGVKRETLMEYGAVSPQTAYEMAAGAAKAAGADAALSVTGIAGPGGGTKEKPVGLVYIGCCVKGNVRVEEFYFTGSRDKNRDYSVVRALTLLREELLKHHS
- a CDS encoding GNAT family N-acetyltransferase — protein: MDIRIVRQQELLPALHLIWDVFAEDVAPSYAPEGVEEFRDFIKYDNISPMCGRGELIFFGAFEDDELKGSMAVRRDGHICLFFVKKTCQGQGVGRRLFEAAKAYCTEVLKVNKMDVNAAPDAAGHYSSLGFQQSGEEQTVNGIRFLPMELKLEGTGRTSAGKSKVPLIVGIAAGGVLLLALAVFGIYGAARGIYGYVHEHYPDSYTEPFDDRDSHDGRDHDDRGYDGHDRGEHSWDYYDGTYGDDEDELSGLESIPVYEADDLSFETEEKLYEYADEEKKSMVIDFQVKYPQINGLDEKTGKKVNDELKNCAMETVDKIYTNPSESVKEGVLASEYPALVSYVDYKISYMNNEFVSVVFQDYSYQGDSSTYYVNLRTRNISLKDGTVYEVKDIINTNEAFIDDWLDRMRGEAGDEAMLSELSRGQMEEALKGDSLDGVYVANFFANANGIEIGFDLNYKADDTNNLGYAWVTAPFDFGDIREYKTKSAFWKAID